One region of Drosophila subobscura isolate 14011-0131.10 chromosome J, UCBerk_Dsub_1.0, whole genome shotgun sequence genomic DNA includes:
- the LOC117895560 gene encoding G-protein coupled receptor Mth2 isoform X4, producing MCKTPTKFYIDLRQGTNTLLLNKLTLFTACESLRSGSNIMPKQVHQRGGSLYCGLTLMGVVCLVVFRLLPGMSFGVYAMSDEQNIYHIRDGLHVPCTFFDTVNLTGYTPFPNGSYSYEGVLIPSHLVGQYNYIYRDLVERVDVDWHPRGCICRLKACLNICCPWGQVYNSDKAQCINDTTDTRIWPEPVMNVTFDNSSTQPVNIFKQFAVQSFRPCPKMFSLQPEINEFDEYLLFQNGSMLRLDDHLYINKSEFCLVVSYVNQTDLYYSLNPANCDGDGEQTTVKIINAYAMLFSVPFMMLTIAVYLLIPELRNQHGKSLVCYLIGLASGYTALCCILLMKNLDPEGLSCKVIGYTAYFCFMSAFFWLNVISFDLWHNFRGTRGINRFQEKKRFLFYSLYSWGAASMFLVFTWIAQEHTDWPSHLKPGIGAGEYCWLDMRNWSGMIYFFTPILAIIVANTVMFVMTSVKIHGVQREMARIIAREDSTKNLRTEKDKFGLFLRLFIIMGVTWSSEIISYFVGNDKKWSKIFYISDLCNAMQGFLIFMLFVMKKKVKHLITNRCSSVRDGSTQRQSQYSTKTTSSSVANLSLQEKPSVEKPLMISQSSSVDHQRTTSFR from the exons AAGCAACATTATGCCAAAGCAAGTCCATCAAAGGGGTGGATCCCTGTACTGTGGACTGACCCTCATGGGAGTCGTGTGCCTCGTTGTGTTCCGCCTGCTGCCCGGCATGTCCTTTGGGGTATACGCCATGTCCGATGAGCAGAACATTTACCACATTCGGGATGGCCTGCACGTGCCCTGCACCTTCTTCGACACCGTGAACCTCACGGGCTACACGCCCTTCCCGAACGGCAGCTACTCGTACGAGGGTGTGCTGATACCCAGCCACTTGGTGGGGCAGTACAACTACATCTACAGGGATCTGGTGGAGCGCGTGGATGTGGACTGGCATCCGCGCGGCTGCATCTGCAGGCTGAAGGCCTGCCTGAACATCTGCTGTCCGTGGGGTCAGGTGTACAACAGCGACAAGGCGCAGTGCATCAATGACACGACGGACACGAGGATCTGGCCGGAGCCCGTGATGAATGTGACCtttgacaacagcagcacgcAGCCGGTGAACATCTTCAAGCAGTTTGCGGTGCAGAGCTTCAGGCCCTGCCCCAAGATGTTCTCCCTGCAGCCGGAGATCAACGAGTTCGACGAGTATCTGCTGTTCCAGAACGGCTCAATGCTCCGGCTCGACGATCATCTGTACATCAACAAGAGCGAGTTCTGTCTGGTGGTGTCCTATGTGAACCAAACGGATCTCTACTACAGCTTGAATCCCGCCAACTGCGATGGAGACGGGGAGCAGACCACCGTGAAGATCATCAATGCGTATG CCATGCTGTTCTCTGTGCCCTTTATGATGCTCACCATTGCCGTGTATCTGCTGATACCCGAGCTGAGGAATCAGCATGGCAAGAGTCTCGTGTGCTACCTCATCGGCCTGGCCAGTGGCTACACGGCGCTCTGCTGCATTCTGCTCATGAAGAACCTCGATCCGGAAGGTCTCTCCTGCAAAGTGATTGGCTACACGGCCTACTTCTGCTTCATGTCTGCCTTCTTCTGGCTGAATGTCATCAGCTTTGACTTGTGGCACAATTTCCGCGGCACACGCGGCATCAATCGGTTCCAGGAGAAGAAGCGGTTCCTCTTCTACTCGCTGTACTCCTGGGGAGCGGCCTCAATGTTCCTGGTCTTCACGTGGATCGCACAGGAGCACACCGACTGGCCGTCGCACCTCAAGCCGGGCATCGGCGCTGGCGAATACTGCTGGCTGGACATGCGCAATTGGTCGGGCATGATCTACTTCTTCACGCCCATTCTGGCCATCATTGTGGCCAACACGGTGATGTTCGTGATGACCTCCGTCAAGATCCACGGCGTGCAGCGGGAGATGGCGCGGATAATTGCCCGCGAGGATAGCACCAAGAATCTGCGCACCGAAAAGGACAA GTTCGGACTCTTCCTGCGGCTCTTCATCATCATGGGCGTCACCTGGTCCTCGGAGATCATCTCGTACTTTGTGGGCAACGACAAGAAGTGGTCGAAGATCTTCTACATCTCGGATCTGTGCAACGCCATGCAGGGCTTCCTCATCTTCATGCTGTTTGTGATGAAGAAGAAGGTCAAGCACTTGATAACCAACAG ATGCTCGAGTGTACGCGATGGCAGCACTCAGCGTCAGAGCCAATACTCCACCAAGACCACATCGAGCAGCGTCGCCAACCTGTCGCTGCAGGAGAAGCCCTCGGTGGAGAAGCCCCTGATGATTAGCCAATCATCCAGTGTGGATCATCAGCGCACGACCAGCTTTCGCTGA
- the LOC117895560 gene encoding G-protein coupled receptor Mth2 isoform X2 → MDNPQIVIINQIIVQSKDTTNLRKSLAEYLSNIMPKQVHQRGGSLYCGLTLMGVVCLVVFRLLPGMSFGVYAMSDEQNIYHIRDGLHVPCTFFDTVNLTGYTPFPNGSYSYEGVLIPSHLVGQYNYIYRDLVERVDVDWHPRGCICRLKACLNICCPWGQVYNSDKAQCINDTTDTRIWPEPVMNVTFDNSSTQPVNIFKQFAVQSFRPCPKMFSLQPEINEFDEYLLFQNGSMLRLDDHLYINKSEFCLVVSYVNQTDLYYSLNPANCDGDGEQTTVKIINAYAMLFSVPFMMLTIAVYLLIPELRNQHGKSLVCYLIGLASGYTALCCILLMKNLDPEGLSCKVIGYTAYFCFMSAFFWLNVISFDLWHNFRGTRGINRFQEKKRFLFYSLYSWGAASMFLVFTWIAQEHTDWPSHLKPGIGAGEYCWLDMRNWSGMIYFFTPILAIIVANTVMFVMTSVKIHGVQREMARIIAREDSTKNLRTEKDKFGLFLRLFIIMGVTWSSEIISYFVGNDKKWSKIFYISDLCNAMQGFLIFMLFVMKKKVKHLITNRKSSFDQSLKPLCNLTRVPRSNDTRAQSATNREHNNGRQQFLGAAAIPGRLQPHTPAGRDPECLRKCHLHRQWCSLPCGIEWPPSMTVSSVSVSSRLVSLLECCGAKVH, encoded by the exons AAGCAACATTATGCCAAAGCAAGTCCATCAAAGGGGTGGATCCCTGTACTGTGGACTGACCCTCATGGGAGTCGTGTGCCTCGTTGTGTTCCGCCTGCTGCCCGGCATGTCCTTTGGGGTATACGCCATGTCCGATGAGCAGAACATTTACCACATTCGGGATGGCCTGCACGTGCCCTGCACCTTCTTCGACACCGTGAACCTCACGGGCTACACGCCCTTCCCGAACGGCAGCTACTCGTACGAGGGTGTGCTGATACCCAGCCACTTGGTGGGGCAGTACAACTACATCTACAGGGATCTGGTGGAGCGCGTGGATGTGGACTGGCATCCGCGCGGCTGCATCTGCAGGCTGAAGGCCTGCCTGAACATCTGCTGTCCGTGGGGTCAGGTGTACAACAGCGACAAGGCGCAGTGCATCAATGACACGACGGACACGAGGATCTGGCCGGAGCCCGTGATGAATGTGACCtttgacaacagcagcacgcAGCCGGTGAACATCTTCAAGCAGTTTGCGGTGCAGAGCTTCAGGCCCTGCCCCAAGATGTTCTCCCTGCAGCCGGAGATCAACGAGTTCGACGAGTATCTGCTGTTCCAGAACGGCTCAATGCTCCGGCTCGACGATCATCTGTACATCAACAAGAGCGAGTTCTGTCTGGTGGTGTCCTATGTGAACCAAACGGATCTCTACTACAGCTTGAATCCCGCCAACTGCGATGGAGACGGGGAGCAGACCACCGTGAAGATCATCAATGCGTATG CCATGCTGTTCTCTGTGCCCTTTATGATGCTCACCATTGCCGTGTATCTGCTGATACCCGAGCTGAGGAATCAGCATGGCAAGAGTCTCGTGTGCTACCTCATCGGCCTGGCCAGTGGCTACACGGCGCTCTGCTGCATTCTGCTCATGAAGAACCTCGATCCGGAAGGTCTCTCCTGCAAAGTGATTGGCTACACGGCCTACTTCTGCTTCATGTCTGCCTTCTTCTGGCTGAATGTCATCAGCTTTGACTTGTGGCACAATTTCCGCGGCACACGCGGCATCAATCGGTTCCAGGAGAAGAAGCGGTTCCTCTTCTACTCGCTGTACTCCTGGGGAGCGGCCTCAATGTTCCTGGTCTTCACGTGGATCGCACAGGAGCACACCGACTGGCCGTCGCACCTCAAGCCGGGCATCGGCGCTGGCGAATACTGCTGGCTGGACATGCGCAATTGGTCGGGCATGATCTACTTCTTCACGCCCATTCTGGCCATCATTGTGGCCAACACGGTGATGTTCGTGATGACCTCCGTCAAGATCCACGGCGTGCAGCGGGAGATGGCGCGGATAATTGCCCGCGAGGATAGCACCAAGAATCTGCGCACCGAAAAGGACAA GTTCGGACTCTTCCTGCGGCTCTTCATCATCATGGGCGTCACCTGGTCCTCGGAGATCATCTCGTACTTTGTGGGCAACGACAAGAAGTGGTCGAAGATCTTCTACATCTCGGATCTGTGCAACGCCATGCAGGGCTTCCTCATCTTCATGCTGTTTGTGATGAAGAAGAAGGTCAAGCACTTGATAACCAACAG GAAATCGTCCTTTGACCAAAGCCTAAAGCCCCTCTGTAATCTCACCCGTGTGCCCCGTTCT AACGATACGCGTGCGCAGTCTGCGACAAACAGAGAGCACAACAATGGCCGGCAGCAATTTCTCGGTGCGGCAGCGATTCCTGGACGCCTCCAGCCACATACGCCGGCTGGTCGTGATCCGGAATGCCTTCGCAAATGCCACCTCCACCGCCAGTGGTGTTCACTCCCATGCGGTATAGAGTGGCCTCCATCGATGACAGTAAGCAGCGTCtccgtctcgtctcgtctcgtctctctgCTCGAATGTTGTGGCGCCAAAGTGCACTAA
- the LOC117895560 gene encoding G-protein coupled receptor Mth2 isoform X6: MCKTPTKFYIDLRQGTNTLLLNKLTLFTACESLRSGSNIMPKQVHQRGGSLYCGLTLMGVVCLVVFRLLPGMSFGVYAMSDEQNIYHIRDGLHVPCTFFDTVNLTGYTPFPNGSYSYEGVLIPSHLVGQYNYIYRDLVERVDVDWHPRGCICRLKACLNICCPWGQVYNSDKAQCINDTTDTRIWPEPVMNVTFDNSSTQPVNIFKQFAVQSFRPCPKMFSLQPEINEFDEYLLFQNGSMLRLDDHLYINKSEFCLVVSYVNQTDLYYSLNPANCDGDGEQTTVKIINAYAMLFSVPFMMLTIAVYLLIPELRNQHGKSLVCYLIGLASGYTALCCILLMKNLDPEGLSCKVIGYTAYFCFMSAFFWLNVISFDLWHNFRGTRGINRFQEKKRFLFYSLYSWGAASMFLVFTWIAQEHTDWPSHLKPGIGAGEYCWLDMRNWSGMIYFFTPILAIIVANTVMFVMTSVKIHGVQREMARIIAREDSTKNLRTEKDKFGLFLRLFIIMGVTWSSEIISYFVGNDKKWSKIFYISDLCNAMQGFLIFMLFVMKKKVKHLITNRLRKPTPSNGSTSTNSTSISSDANGLPGKLRMKAANVNATPSPGPKIGL, from the exons AAGCAACATTATGCCAAAGCAAGTCCATCAAAGGGGTGGATCCCTGTACTGTGGACTGACCCTCATGGGAGTCGTGTGCCTCGTTGTGTTCCGCCTGCTGCCCGGCATGTCCTTTGGGGTATACGCCATGTCCGATGAGCAGAACATTTACCACATTCGGGATGGCCTGCACGTGCCCTGCACCTTCTTCGACACCGTGAACCTCACGGGCTACACGCCCTTCCCGAACGGCAGCTACTCGTACGAGGGTGTGCTGATACCCAGCCACTTGGTGGGGCAGTACAACTACATCTACAGGGATCTGGTGGAGCGCGTGGATGTGGACTGGCATCCGCGCGGCTGCATCTGCAGGCTGAAGGCCTGCCTGAACATCTGCTGTCCGTGGGGTCAGGTGTACAACAGCGACAAGGCGCAGTGCATCAATGACACGACGGACACGAGGATCTGGCCGGAGCCCGTGATGAATGTGACCtttgacaacagcagcacgcAGCCGGTGAACATCTTCAAGCAGTTTGCGGTGCAGAGCTTCAGGCCCTGCCCCAAGATGTTCTCCCTGCAGCCGGAGATCAACGAGTTCGACGAGTATCTGCTGTTCCAGAACGGCTCAATGCTCCGGCTCGACGATCATCTGTACATCAACAAGAGCGAGTTCTGTCTGGTGGTGTCCTATGTGAACCAAACGGATCTCTACTACAGCTTGAATCCCGCCAACTGCGATGGAGACGGGGAGCAGACCACCGTGAAGATCATCAATGCGTATG CCATGCTGTTCTCTGTGCCCTTTATGATGCTCACCATTGCCGTGTATCTGCTGATACCCGAGCTGAGGAATCAGCATGGCAAGAGTCTCGTGTGCTACCTCATCGGCCTGGCCAGTGGCTACACGGCGCTCTGCTGCATTCTGCTCATGAAGAACCTCGATCCGGAAGGTCTCTCCTGCAAAGTGATTGGCTACACGGCCTACTTCTGCTTCATGTCTGCCTTCTTCTGGCTGAATGTCATCAGCTTTGACTTGTGGCACAATTTCCGCGGCACACGCGGCATCAATCGGTTCCAGGAGAAGAAGCGGTTCCTCTTCTACTCGCTGTACTCCTGGGGAGCGGCCTCAATGTTCCTGGTCTTCACGTGGATCGCACAGGAGCACACCGACTGGCCGTCGCACCTCAAGCCGGGCATCGGCGCTGGCGAATACTGCTGGCTGGACATGCGCAATTGGTCGGGCATGATCTACTTCTTCACGCCCATTCTGGCCATCATTGTGGCCAACACGGTGATGTTCGTGATGACCTCCGTCAAGATCCACGGCGTGCAGCGGGAGATGGCGCGGATAATTGCCCGCGAGGATAGCACCAAGAATCTGCGCACCGAAAAGGACAA GTTCGGACTCTTCCTGCGGCTCTTCATCATCATGGGCGTCACCTGGTCCTCGGAGATCATCTCGTACTTTGTGGGCAACGACAAGAAGTGGTCGAAGATCTTCTACATCTCGGATCTGTGCAACGCCATGCAGGGCTTCCTCATCTTCATGCTGTTTGTGATGAAGAAGAAGGTCAAGCACTTGATAACCAACAG ACTGCGGAAGCCAACGCCATCGAATGGCTCGACATCCACCAATTCAACGTCCATCAGCTCGGATGCGAATGGACTGCCAGGAAAGCTGCGCATGAAGGCGGCCAATGTAAATGCGACTCCAAGTCCTGGGCCAAAGATTGGCCTCTAG
- the LOC117895560 gene encoding G-protein coupled receptor Mth2 isoform X1: MCKTPTKFYIDLRQGTNTLLLNKLTLFTACESLRSGSNIMPKQVHQRGGSLYCGLTLMGVVCLVVFRLLPGMSFGVYAMSDEQNIYHIRDGLHVPCTFFDTVNLTGYTPFPNGSYSYEGVLIPSHLVGQYNYIYRDLVERVDVDWHPRGCICRLKACLNICCPWGQVYNSDKAQCINDTTDTRIWPEPVMNVTFDNSSTQPVNIFKQFAVQSFRPCPKMFSLQPEINEFDEYLLFQNGSMLRLDDHLYINKSEFCLVVSYVNQTDLYYSLNPANCDGDGEQTTVKIINAYAMLFSVPFMMLTIAVYLLIPELRNQHGKSLVCYLIGLASGYTALCCILLMKNLDPEGLSCKVIGYTAYFCFMSAFFWLNVISFDLWHNFRGTRGINRFQEKKRFLFYSLYSWGAASMFLVFTWIAQEHTDWPSHLKPGIGAGEYCWLDMRNWSGMIYFFTPILAIIVANTVMFVMTSVKIHGVQREMARIIAREDSTKNLRTEKDKFGLFLRLFIIMGVTWSSEIISYFVGNDKKWSKIFYISDLCNAMQGFLIFMLFVMKKKVKHLITNRKSSFDQSLKPLCNLTRVPRSNDTRAQSATNREHNNGRQQFLGAAAIPGRLQPHTPAGRDPECLRKCHLHRQWCSLPCGIEWPPSMTVSSVSVSSRLVSLLECCGAKVH, from the exons AAGCAACATTATGCCAAAGCAAGTCCATCAAAGGGGTGGATCCCTGTACTGTGGACTGACCCTCATGGGAGTCGTGTGCCTCGTTGTGTTCCGCCTGCTGCCCGGCATGTCCTTTGGGGTATACGCCATGTCCGATGAGCAGAACATTTACCACATTCGGGATGGCCTGCACGTGCCCTGCACCTTCTTCGACACCGTGAACCTCACGGGCTACACGCCCTTCCCGAACGGCAGCTACTCGTACGAGGGTGTGCTGATACCCAGCCACTTGGTGGGGCAGTACAACTACATCTACAGGGATCTGGTGGAGCGCGTGGATGTGGACTGGCATCCGCGCGGCTGCATCTGCAGGCTGAAGGCCTGCCTGAACATCTGCTGTCCGTGGGGTCAGGTGTACAACAGCGACAAGGCGCAGTGCATCAATGACACGACGGACACGAGGATCTGGCCGGAGCCCGTGATGAATGTGACCtttgacaacagcagcacgcAGCCGGTGAACATCTTCAAGCAGTTTGCGGTGCAGAGCTTCAGGCCCTGCCCCAAGATGTTCTCCCTGCAGCCGGAGATCAACGAGTTCGACGAGTATCTGCTGTTCCAGAACGGCTCAATGCTCCGGCTCGACGATCATCTGTACATCAACAAGAGCGAGTTCTGTCTGGTGGTGTCCTATGTGAACCAAACGGATCTCTACTACAGCTTGAATCCCGCCAACTGCGATGGAGACGGGGAGCAGACCACCGTGAAGATCATCAATGCGTATG CCATGCTGTTCTCTGTGCCCTTTATGATGCTCACCATTGCCGTGTATCTGCTGATACCCGAGCTGAGGAATCAGCATGGCAAGAGTCTCGTGTGCTACCTCATCGGCCTGGCCAGTGGCTACACGGCGCTCTGCTGCATTCTGCTCATGAAGAACCTCGATCCGGAAGGTCTCTCCTGCAAAGTGATTGGCTACACGGCCTACTTCTGCTTCATGTCTGCCTTCTTCTGGCTGAATGTCATCAGCTTTGACTTGTGGCACAATTTCCGCGGCACACGCGGCATCAATCGGTTCCAGGAGAAGAAGCGGTTCCTCTTCTACTCGCTGTACTCCTGGGGAGCGGCCTCAATGTTCCTGGTCTTCACGTGGATCGCACAGGAGCACACCGACTGGCCGTCGCACCTCAAGCCGGGCATCGGCGCTGGCGAATACTGCTGGCTGGACATGCGCAATTGGTCGGGCATGATCTACTTCTTCACGCCCATTCTGGCCATCATTGTGGCCAACACGGTGATGTTCGTGATGACCTCCGTCAAGATCCACGGCGTGCAGCGGGAGATGGCGCGGATAATTGCCCGCGAGGATAGCACCAAGAATCTGCGCACCGAAAAGGACAA GTTCGGACTCTTCCTGCGGCTCTTCATCATCATGGGCGTCACCTGGTCCTCGGAGATCATCTCGTACTTTGTGGGCAACGACAAGAAGTGGTCGAAGATCTTCTACATCTCGGATCTGTGCAACGCCATGCAGGGCTTCCTCATCTTCATGCTGTTTGTGATGAAGAAGAAGGTCAAGCACTTGATAACCAACAG GAAATCGTCCTTTGACCAAAGCCTAAAGCCCCTCTGTAATCTCACCCGTGTGCCCCGTTCT AACGATACGCGTGCGCAGTCTGCGACAAACAGAGAGCACAACAATGGCCGGCAGCAATTTCTCGGTGCGGCAGCGATTCCTGGACGCCTCCAGCCACATACGCCGGCTGGTCGTGATCCGGAATGCCTTCGCAAATGCCACCTCCACCGCCAGTGGTGTTCACTCCCATGCGGTATAGAGTGGCCTCCATCGATGACAGTAAGCAGCGTCtccgtctcgtctcgtctcgtctctctgCTCGAATGTTGTGGCGCCAAAGTGCACTAA
- the LOC117895560 gene encoding G-protein coupled receptor Mth2 isoform X5: MCKTPTKFYIDLRQGTNTLLLNKLTLFTACESLRSGSNIMPKQVHQRGGSLYCGLTLMGVVCLVVFRLLPGMSFGVYAMSDEQNIYHIRDGLHVPCTFFDTVNLTGYTPFPNGSYSYEGVLIPSHLVGQYNYIYRDLVERVDVDWHPRGCICRLKACLNICCPWGQVYNSDKAQCINDTTDTRIWPEPVMNVTFDNSSTQPVNIFKQFAVQSFRPCPKMFSLQPEINEFDEYLLFQNGSMLRLDDHLYINKSEFCLVVSYVNQTDLYYSLNPANCDGDGEQTTVKIINAYAMLFSVPFMMLTIAVYLLIPELRNQHGKSLVCYLIGLASGYTALCCILLMKNLDPEGLSCKVIGYTAYFCFMSAFFWLNVISFDLWHNFRGTRGINRFQEKKRFLFYSLYSWGAASMFLVFTWIAQEHTDWPSHLKPGIGAGEYCWLDMRNWSGMIYFFTPILAIIVANTVMFVMTSVKIHGVQREMARIIAREDSTKNLRTEKDKFGLFLRLFIIMGVTWSSEIISYFVGNDKKWSKIFYISDLCNAMQGFLIFMLFVMKKKVKHLITNRPLSILLNHKFNSYKNRNKNSYSLKHQTNTSPNNTEPPKHEPNANATFTAT; this comes from the exons AAGCAACATTATGCCAAAGCAAGTCCATCAAAGGGGTGGATCCCTGTACTGTGGACTGACCCTCATGGGAGTCGTGTGCCTCGTTGTGTTCCGCCTGCTGCCCGGCATGTCCTTTGGGGTATACGCCATGTCCGATGAGCAGAACATTTACCACATTCGGGATGGCCTGCACGTGCCCTGCACCTTCTTCGACACCGTGAACCTCACGGGCTACACGCCCTTCCCGAACGGCAGCTACTCGTACGAGGGTGTGCTGATACCCAGCCACTTGGTGGGGCAGTACAACTACATCTACAGGGATCTGGTGGAGCGCGTGGATGTGGACTGGCATCCGCGCGGCTGCATCTGCAGGCTGAAGGCCTGCCTGAACATCTGCTGTCCGTGGGGTCAGGTGTACAACAGCGACAAGGCGCAGTGCATCAATGACACGACGGACACGAGGATCTGGCCGGAGCCCGTGATGAATGTGACCtttgacaacagcagcacgcAGCCGGTGAACATCTTCAAGCAGTTTGCGGTGCAGAGCTTCAGGCCCTGCCCCAAGATGTTCTCCCTGCAGCCGGAGATCAACGAGTTCGACGAGTATCTGCTGTTCCAGAACGGCTCAATGCTCCGGCTCGACGATCATCTGTACATCAACAAGAGCGAGTTCTGTCTGGTGGTGTCCTATGTGAACCAAACGGATCTCTACTACAGCTTGAATCCCGCCAACTGCGATGGAGACGGGGAGCAGACCACCGTGAAGATCATCAATGCGTATG CCATGCTGTTCTCTGTGCCCTTTATGATGCTCACCATTGCCGTGTATCTGCTGATACCCGAGCTGAGGAATCAGCATGGCAAGAGTCTCGTGTGCTACCTCATCGGCCTGGCCAGTGGCTACACGGCGCTCTGCTGCATTCTGCTCATGAAGAACCTCGATCCGGAAGGTCTCTCCTGCAAAGTGATTGGCTACACGGCCTACTTCTGCTTCATGTCTGCCTTCTTCTGGCTGAATGTCATCAGCTTTGACTTGTGGCACAATTTCCGCGGCACACGCGGCATCAATCGGTTCCAGGAGAAGAAGCGGTTCCTCTTCTACTCGCTGTACTCCTGGGGAGCGGCCTCAATGTTCCTGGTCTTCACGTGGATCGCACAGGAGCACACCGACTGGCCGTCGCACCTCAAGCCGGGCATCGGCGCTGGCGAATACTGCTGGCTGGACATGCGCAATTGGTCGGGCATGATCTACTTCTTCACGCCCATTCTGGCCATCATTGTGGCCAACACGGTGATGTTCGTGATGACCTCCGTCAAGATCCACGGCGTGCAGCGGGAGATGGCGCGGATAATTGCCCGCGAGGATAGCACCAAGAATCTGCGCACCGAAAAGGACAA GTTCGGACTCTTCCTGCGGCTCTTCATCATCATGGGCGTCACCTGGTCCTCGGAGATCATCTCGTACTTTGTGGGCAACGACAAGAAGTGGTCGAAGATCTTCTACATCTCGGATCTGTGCAACGCCATGCAGGGCTTCCTCATCTTCATGCTGTTTGTGATGAAGAAGAAGGTCAAGCACTTGATAACCAACAG ACCGCTTTCGATATTGCTTAACCACAAGTTCAACAGCTAcaagaacagaaacaaaaacagctaCAGCCTCAAACATCAGACTAACACCAGTCCCAACAACACAGAACCACCCAAACATGAACCCAATGCCAATGCTACTTTTACTGCCACATGA
- the LOC117895560 gene encoding G-protein coupled receptor Mth2 isoform X7: MCKTPTKFYIDLRQGTNTLLLNKLTLFTACESLRSGSNIMPKQVHQRGGSLYCGLTLMGVVCLVVFRLLPGMSFGVYAMSDEQNIYHIRDGLHVPCTFFDTVNLTGYTPFPNGSYSYEGVLIPSHLVGQYNYIYRDLVERVDVDWHPRGCICRLKACLNICCPWGQVYNSDKAQCINDTTDTRIWPEPVMNVTFDNSSTQPVNIFKQFAVQSFRPCPKMFSLQPEINEFDEYLLFQNGSMLRLDDHLYINKSEFCLVVSYVNQTDLYYSLNPANCDGDGEQTTVKIINAYAMLFSVPFMMLTIAVYLLIPELRNQHGKSLVCYLIGLASGYTALCCILLMKNLDPEGLSCKVIGYTAYFCFMSAFFWLNVISFDLWHNFRGTRGINRFQEKKRFLFYSLYSWGAASMFLVFTWIAQEHTDWPSHLKPGIGAGEYCWLDMRNWSGMIYFFTPILAIIVANTVMFVMTSVKIHGVQREMARIIAREDSTKNLRTEKDKFGLFLRLFIIMGVTWSSEIISYFVGNDKKWSKIFYISDLCNAMQGFLIFMLFVMKKKVKHLITNSLFFTIIYSTLPTQWTS, translated from the exons AAGCAACATTATGCCAAAGCAAGTCCATCAAAGGGGTGGATCCCTGTACTGTGGACTGACCCTCATGGGAGTCGTGTGCCTCGTTGTGTTCCGCCTGCTGCCCGGCATGTCCTTTGGGGTATACGCCATGTCCGATGAGCAGAACATTTACCACATTCGGGATGGCCTGCACGTGCCCTGCACCTTCTTCGACACCGTGAACCTCACGGGCTACACGCCCTTCCCGAACGGCAGCTACTCGTACGAGGGTGTGCTGATACCCAGCCACTTGGTGGGGCAGTACAACTACATCTACAGGGATCTGGTGGAGCGCGTGGATGTGGACTGGCATCCGCGCGGCTGCATCTGCAGGCTGAAGGCCTGCCTGAACATCTGCTGTCCGTGGGGTCAGGTGTACAACAGCGACAAGGCGCAGTGCATCAATGACACGACGGACACGAGGATCTGGCCGGAGCCCGTGATGAATGTGACCtttgacaacagcagcacgcAGCCGGTGAACATCTTCAAGCAGTTTGCGGTGCAGAGCTTCAGGCCCTGCCCCAAGATGTTCTCCCTGCAGCCGGAGATCAACGAGTTCGACGAGTATCTGCTGTTCCAGAACGGCTCAATGCTCCGGCTCGACGATCATCTGTACATCAACAAGAGCGAGTTCTGTCTGGTGGTGTCCTATGTGAACCAAACGGATCTCTACTACAGCTTGAATCCCGCCAACTGCGATGGAGACGGGGAGCAGACCACCGTGAAGATCATCAATGCGTATG CCATGCTGTTCTCTGTGCCCTTTATGATGCTCACCATTGCCGTGTATCTGCTGATACCCGAGCTGAGGAATCAGCATGGCAAGAGTCTCGTGTGCTACCTCATCGGCCTGGCCAGTGGCTACACGGCGCTCTGCTGCATTCTGCTCATGAAGAACCTCGATCCGGAAGGTCTCTCCTGCAAAGTGATTGGCTACACGGCCTACTTCTGCTTCATGTCTGCCTTCTTCTGGCTGAATGTCATCAGCTTTGACTTGTGGCACAATTTCCGCGGCACACGCGGCATCAATCGGTTCCAGGAGAAGAAGCGGTTCCTCTTCTACTCGCTGTACTCCTGGGGAGCGGCCTCAATGTTCCTGGTCTTCACGTGGATCGCACAGGAGCACACCGACTGGCCGTCGCACCTCAAGCCGGGCATCGGCGCTGGCGAATACTGCTGGCTGGACATGCGCAATTGGTCGGGCATGATCTACTTCTTCACGCCCATTCTGGCCATCATTGTGGCCAACACGGTGATGTTCGTGATGACCTCCGTCAAGATCCACGGCGTGCAGCGGGAGATGGCGCGGATAATTGCCCGCGAGGATAGCACCAAGAATCTGCGCACCGAAAAGGACAA GTTCGGACTCTTCCTGCGGCTCTTCATCATCATGGGCGTCACCTGGTCCTCGGAGATCATCTCGTACTTTGTGGGCAACGACAAGAAGTGGTCGAAGATCTTCTACATCTCGGATCTGTGCAACGCCATGCAGGGCTTCCTCATCTTCATGCTGTTTGTGATGAAGAAGAAGGTCAAGCACTTGATAACCAACAG TCTTTTTTTCACCATTATTTACTCCACGCTGCCCACCCAATGGACGTCATAG